A genomic segment from Bubalus bubalis isolate 160015118507 breed Murrah chromosome 5, NDDB_SH_1, whole genome shotgun sequence encodes:
- the MIB2 gene encoding E3 ubiquitin-protein ligase MIB2 isoform X7, whose translation MRVMLSPRQGLPRIPLRGIFQGAKVVRGPDWEWGSQDGGEGKPGRVVDIRGWDVETGRSVASVTWADGTTNVYRVGHKGKVDLKCVGEAAGGFYYRDHLPRLGKPAELQRRVSADGQPFQRGDKVKCLLDTDLLREMQEGHGGWNPRMAKFIGQTGTVHRITDRGDVRVQFSHKTRWTFHPGALTKQNSCLVGEVVRVIDDLDTVKRLQAGHGEWTDDMAPALGRIGRVLKVFGDGNVGVLVSGKLWTFSPSCLVAYRPEEDANLDVAGRARENKSSLSVVLDKLRAQKSDLEHPGRLVVEVALGNVARALDLLRRHPEQVDTKNQGRTALQMAAYLGQVELVRLLLQAQAGVDLPDDEGNTALHYAALGNQPEAARVLLSSGCGANALNSTRSSALHVAVQRGFLEVVKVLCEHGCDVNLPDAHADTPLHCAISAGTGASGIVEVLTEVPGIDVTATNSQGFTLLHHASLKGHTLAVRRILARARQLVDAKKEDGFTALHLAAFNNHGEVAQVLIREGHCDVNARNRKLQSPLHLAVQQAHVGLVPLLVDAGCSVNAEDEEGDTALHVALQRHQLLPLAADGSAGDPGPLQLLSRLQASGLPGSAELTAGAAMAYYLALEGADLSYANHRGRSPLDLAAEGRLLKALQGCAQRFRERQAGGSGSGGLAQGPRLVLSVPNTVTNLHVAATTGPEAAECLVCSELALLVLFSPCQHRTVCEECARRMKKCIRCQVVISKKLRPGGARRPPRPTAPRRHGGGQCGPGARPTAAVGGGAAEPLPADGGAHHLSNLHRQPHPPRVPVRPRRVRALWRGAQRLPHLPPAHPRPHPDLRVAGAPRLVPGPCPAAAVTSPFSVFYKKIAGLCAWLPVWGGAVRVPHRGLF comes from the exons ATGCG GGTCATGCTGAGTCCCCGCCAGGGCCTCCCAAGGATCCCGTTAAGGGGCATCTTCCAGGGGGCGAAGGTGGTTCGGGGCCCCGACTGGGAGTGGGGCTCACAGGATG gaggagaagggaagccaGGCCGAGTAGTGGACATCCGTGGCTGGGACGTGGAGACAGGCCGGAGCGTGGCCAGTGTGACATGGGCTGATGGCACCACCAACGTGTACCGTGTGGGCCACAAGGGCAAGGTGGATCTCAAGTGTGTGGGCGAGGCAGCTGGCGGCTTCTACTACAGGGACCACCTCCCAAGGCTTG gcaagCCCGCAGAGCTGCAGCGCAGGGTCAGTGCTGATGGCCAGCCCTTCCAGCGTGGGGACAAGGTCAAATGTCTGCTGGACACGGATTTGCTGAGGGAGATGCAGGAAGGCCACGGCGGGTGGAACCCCCGGATGGCCAAG TTTATCGGACAGACGGGCACCGTGCACCGCATCACAGACCGTGGGGACGTGCGTGTGCAGTTCAGCCACAAGACCCGCTGGACCTTCCACCCTGGGGCTCTCACCAAG CAAAACTCCTGCTTGGTGGGTGAGGTGGTGCGGGTTATCGATGACCTTGACACGGTGAAGCGGCTGCAGGCTGGCCATGGGGAGTGGACCGATGACATGGCCCCT GCTCTGGGCCGCATTGGGAGAGTGCTGAAGGTTTTCGGAGACGGGAACGTGGGTGTGCTGGTCAGTGGGAAGCTGTGGACCTTTAGCCCCTCCTGCCTGGTGGCCTACCGGCCTGAGGAAGATGCCAACCTGGACGTAGCTGGGCGAGCCCGGGAGAACAAAA gctcCCTGAGTGTTGTGTTGGACAAGCTTCGAGCCCAGAAGAGTGACCTGGAGCACCCAGGGAGGCTGGTGGTGGAGGTGGCTCTGGGCAATGTGGCCCGGGCTCTGGACCTGCTGCGGCGGCACCCAGAACAG GTGGACACCAAGAATCAGGGCAGGACTGCCCTGCAGATGGCTGCCTACCTAGGCCAGGTGGAGCTGGTGCGGCTGCTGCTGCAGGCTCAGGCGGGCGTTGACCTGCCGGATGATGAGGGCAACACGGCACTGCACTACGCAGCCCTGGG GAACCAGCCCGAGGCTGCCCGGGTGCTCTTGAGCTCGGGTTGTGGGGCCAATGCTCTGAACAGCACTCGGAGCTCAGCACTGCATGTGGCCGTGCAgaggggcttcctggaggtggtgaaGGTCCTGTGTGAGCATGGCTGTGACGTCAACCTGCCT GATGCCCATGCTGATACACCCCTGCACTGCGCCATCTCAGCGGGCACTGGTGCCAGCGGCATTGTGGAGGTCCTCACCGAGGTGCCAGGCATCGACGTCACTGCCACCAACAGCCAGGGCTTCACTCTGCTGCACCATGCGTCCCTCAAAGGCCACACACT AGCTGTCAGGAGGATTCTGGCGCGGGCGCGGCAGCTGGTGGACGCCAAGAAGGAGGATGGGTTTACAGCACTGCACCTGGCCGCCTTCAACAACCACGGGGAGGTGGCCCAGGTTCTCATCCGAGAG ggccACTGTGATGTGAACGCTCGCAACCGTAAGCTGCAGTCCCCGCTGCACCTGGCTGTGCAGCAGGCCCACGTGGGGCTGGTGCCACTGCTGGTGGACGCCGGCTGCAGCGTCAACGCCGAGGACGAGGAGGGGGACACGGCTCTGCACGTGGCCCTGCAGCGCCACCAGCTGCTGCCTCTGGCAGCTGATGGGAGCGCAGGGGACCCGGGTCCCCTGCAGCTGCTGTCCAGG CTACAGGCCTCTGGCCTTCCGGGCAGCGCGGAGCTGACGGCAGGCGCGGCTATGGCCTACTACTTAGCGCTGGAGGGCGCGGACCTGAGCTACGCCAACCACCGCGGCCGGAGCCCCCTGGACCTGGCTGCCGAGGGTCGCCTGCTCAAAGCCCTGCAGGGCTGTGCTCAGCGCTTCCG GGAGCGGCAGGCTGGAGGCAGTGGCAGCGGGGGCTTGGCCCAGGGTCCAAGACTGGTGCTCAGTGTTCCGAACACTGTGACCAACCTGCATGTGGCCGCGACGACGGGGCCCGAGGCCGCTGAGTGCCTAGTGTGCTCGGAGCTGGCGCTGCTGGTGCTGTTCTCGCCCTGCCAGCATCGCACAGTGTGCGAGG aGTGCGCGCGCAGGATGAAGAAATGCATCAGGTGCCAGGTGGTCATCAGCAAGAAGCTGCGCCCAGGTGGGGCCCggcgcccgccccgccccactGCCCCCAG ACGGCACGGAGGTGGTCAGTGCGGCCCCGGCGCCCGGCCCACCGCGGCAGTTGGTGGAGGAGCTGCAGAGCCGCTACCGGCAGATGGAGGAGCGCATCACCTGTCCAATTTGCATCGACAGCCACATCCGCCTCGTGTTCCAGTGCGGCCACGGCGCGTGCGCGCCTTGTGGCGCGGCGCTCAGCGCCTGCCCCATCTGCCGCCAGCCCATCCGCGACCGCATCCAGATCTTCGTGTAGCCGGCGCCCCCCGCCTCGTTCCGGGGCCATGCCCCGCGGCCGCCGTCACGAGccctttctctgtattttataaaaagattGCTGGACTTTGTGCCTGGTTGCCTGTCTGGGGCGGGGCCGTGCGGGTCCCCCACCGCGGACTGTTCTGA
- the MIB2 gene encoding E3 ubiquitin-protein ligase MIB2 isoform X8, translating to MLSPRQGLPRIPLRGIFQGAKVVRGPDWEWGSQDGGEGKPGRVVDIRGWDVETGRSVASVTWADGTTNVYRVGHKGKVDLKCVGEAAGGFYYRDHLPRLGKPAELQRRVSADGQPFQRGDKVKCLLDTDLLREMQEGHGGWNPRMAKFIGQTGTVHRITDRGDVRVQFSHKTRWTFHPGALTKQNSCLVGEVVRVIDDLDTVKRLQAGHGEWTDDMAPALGRIGRVLKVFGDGNVGVLVSGKLWTFSPSCLVAYRPEEDANLDVAGRARENKSSLSVVLDKLRAQKSDLEHPGRLVVEVALGNVARALDLLRRHPEQVDTKNQGRTALQMAAYLGQVELVRLLLQAQAGVDLPDDEGNTALHYAALGNQPEAARVLLSSGCGANALNSTRSSALHVAVQRGFLEVVKVLCEHGCDVNLPDAHADTPLHCAISAGTGASGIVEVLTEVPGIDVTATNSQGFTLLHHASLKGHTLAVRRILARARQLVDAKKEDGFTALHLAAFNNHGEVAQVLIREGHCDVNARNRKLQSPLHLAVQQAHVGLVPLLVDAGCSVNAEDEEGDTALHVALQRHQLLPLAADGSAGDPGPLQLLSRLQASGLPGSAELTAGAAMAYYLALEGADLSYANHRGRSPLDLAAEGRLLKALQGCAQRFRERQAGGSGSGGLAQGPRLVLSVPNTVTNLHVAATTGPEAAECLVCSELALLVLFSPCQHRTVCEECARRMKKCIRCQVVISKKLRPGGARRPPRPTAPRRHGGGQCGPGARPTAAVGGGAAEPLPADGGAHHLSNLHRQPHPPRVPVRPRRVRALWRGAQRLPHLPPAHPRPHPDLRVAGAPRLVPGPCPAAAVTSPFSVFYKKIAGLCAWLPVWGGAVRVPHRGLF from the exons ATGCTGAGTCCCCGCCAGGGCCTCCCAAGGATCCCGTTAAGGGGCATCTTCCAGGGGGCGAAGGTGGTTCGGGGCCCCGACTGGGAGTGGGGCTCACAGGATG gaggagaagggaagccaGGCCGAGTAGTGGACATCCGTGGCTGGGACGTGGAGACAGGCCGGAGCGTGGCCAGTGTGACATGGGCTGATGGCACCACCAACGTGTACCGTGTGGGCCACAAGGGCAAGGTGGATCTCAAGTGTGTGGGCGAGGCAGCTGGCGGCTTCTACTACAGGGACCACCTCCCAAGGCTTG gcaagCCCGCAGAGCTGCAGCGCAGGGTCAGTGCTGATGGCCAGCCCTTCCAGCGTGGGGACAAGGTCAAATGTCTGCTGGACACGGATTTGCTGAGGGAGATGCAGGAAGGCCACGGCGGGTGGAACCCCCGGATGGCCAAG TTTATCGGACAGACGGGCACCGTGCACCGCATCACAGACCGTGGGGACGTGCGTGTGCAGTTCAGCCACAAGACCCGCTGGACCTTCCACCCTGGGGCTCTCACCAAG CAAAACTCCTGCTTGGTGGGTGAGGTGGTGCGGGTTATCGATGACCTTGACACGGTGAAGCGGCTGCAGGCTGGCCATGGGGAGTGGACCGATGACATGGCCCCT GCTCTGGGCCGCATTGGGAGAGTGCTGAAGGTTTTCGGAGACGGGAACGTGGGTGTGCTGGTCAGTGGGAAGCTGTGGACCTTTAGCCCCTCCTGCCTGGTGGCCTACCGGCCTGAGGAAGATGCCAACCTGGACGTAGCTGGGCGAGCCCGGGAGAACAAAA gctcCCTGAGTGTTGTGTTGGACAAGCTTCGAGCCCAGAAGAGTGACCTGGAGCACCCAGGGAGGCTGGTGGTGGAGGTGGCTCTGGGCAATGTGGCCCGGGCTCTGGACCTGCTGCGGCGGCACCCAGAACAG GTGGACACCAAGAATCAGGGCAGGACTGCCCTGCAGATGGCTGCCTACCTAGGCCAGGTGGAGCTGGTGCGGCTGCTGCTGCAGGCTCAGGCGGGCGTTGACCTGCCGGATGATGAGGGCAACACGGCACTGCACTACGCAGCCCTGGG GAACCAGCCCGAGGCTGCCCGGGTGCTCTTGAGCTCGGGTTGTGGGGCCAATGCTCTGAACAGCACTCGGAGCTCAGCACTGCATGTGGCCGTGCAgaggggcttcctggaggtggtgaaGGTCCTGTGTGAGCATGGCTGTGACGTCAACCTGCCT GATGCCCATGCTGATACACCCCTGCACTGCGCCATCTCAGCGGGCACTGGTGCCAGCGGCATTGTGGAGGTCCTCACCGAGGTGCCAGGCATCGACGTCACTGCCACCAACAGCCAGGGCTTCACTCTGCTGCACCATGCGTCCCTCAAAGGCCACACACT AGCTGTCAGGAGGATTCTGGCGCGGGCGCGGCAGCTGGTGGACGCCAAGAAGGAGGATGGGTTTACAGCACTGCACCTGGCCGCCTTCAACAACCACGGGGAGGTGGCCCAGGTTCTCATCCGAGAG ggccACTGTGATGTGAACGCTCGCAACCGTAAGCTGCAGTCCCCGCTGCACCTGGCTGTGCAGCAGGCCCACGTGGGGCTGGTGCCACTGCTGGTGGACGCCGGCTGCAGCGTCAACGCCGAGGACGAGGAGGGGGACACGGCTCTGCACGTGGCCCTGCAGCGCCACCAGCTGCTGCCTCTGGCAGCTGATGGGAGCGCAGGGGACCCGGGTCCCCTGCAGCTGCTGTCCAGG CTACAGGCCTCTGGCCTTCCGGGCAGCGCGGAGCTGACGGCAGGCGCGGCTATGGCCTACTACTTAGCGCTGGAGGGCGCGGACCTGAGCTACGCCAACCACCGCGGCCGGAGCCCCCTGGACCTGGCTGCCGAGGGTCGCCTGCTCAAAGCCCTGCAGGGCTGTGCTCAGCGCTTCCG GGAGCGGCAGGCTGGAGGCAGTGGCAGCGGGGGCTTGGCCCAGGGTCCAAGACTGGTGCTCAGTGTTCCGAACACTGTGACCAACCTGCATGTGGCCGCGACGACGGGGCCCGAGGCCGCTGAGTGCCTAGTGTGCTCGGAGCTGGCGCTGCTGGTGCTGTTCTCGCCCTGCCAGCATCGCACAGTGTGCGAGG aGTGCGCGCGCAGGATGAAGAAATGCATCAGGTGCCAGGTGGTCATCAGCAAGAAGCTGCGCCCAGGTGGGGCCCggcgcccgccccgccccactGCCCCCAG ACGGCACGGAGGTGGTCAGTGCGGCCCCGGCGCCCGGCCCACCGCGGCAGTTGGTGGAGGAGCTGCAGAGCCGCTACCGGCAGATGGAGGAGCGCATCACCTGTCCAATTTGCATCGACAGCCACATCCGCCTCGTGTTCCAGTGCGGCCACGGCGCGTGCGCGCCTTGTGGCGCGGCGCTCAGCGCCTGCCCCATCTGCCGCCAGCCCATCCGCGACCGCATCCAGATCTTCGTGTAGCCGGCGCCCCCCGCCTCGTTCCGGGGCCATGCCCCGCGGCCGCCGTCACGAGccctttctctgtattttataaaaagattGCTGGACTTTGTGCCTGGTTGCCTGTCTGGGGCGGGGCCGTGCGGGTCCCCCACCGCGGACTGTTCTGA